A region from the bacterium genome encodes:
- a CDS encoding DUF58 domain-containing protein, with protein sequence MEQPKRGYIDPLIVAKLSTMLLKARFVVEGFIAGLHQSPYRGFSLEFAQHREYSPGDETRHVDWKVYGRKDKYFVKQYQEETNLKGYILLDRSASMGYKSKEITKLQYGSYLAASLAFLMLRQQDSVGLATFDERIKKYIPPRQSKGHLSLILDELEKLVPSSQTGINRSLQELGQYTKRRGLIILISDLLDEQEKVLNALKYFRFKKHEVIVFHLLDPAELELPFTNVLWLEDMENGKRVLTHPKIIREKYKDVIKEFVETYKLSCLRSDIDYCLMDTKTPLDFALGAYLARRKMLR encoded by the coding sequence ATGGAACAACCAAAGAGAGGTTACATCGACCCTTTAATTGTGGCTAAACTTTCCACCATGCTTCTCAAAGCAAGATTTGTGGTTGAGGGATTTATTGCCGGACTACACCAGAGCCCCTACAGGGGTTTTAGTCTCGAGTTCGCCCAGCACAGGGAATACTCACCAGGAGATGAAACCAGACATGTAGATTGGAAAGTCTATGGGCGAAAAGACAAATACTTCGTCAAACAGTATCAGGAAGAGACAAACCTGAAGGGATATATTCTCCTTGATAGAAGCGCCTCTATGGGATATAAGAGTAAGGAAATAACTAAGCTCCAGTATGGCTCTTATTTAGCAGCCTCATTAGCCTTCTTGATGCTCAGACAGCAGGACTCGGTGGGACTGGCCACTTTCGATGAGAGGATTAAAAAATATATTCCTCCCCGCCAGAGCAAGGGGCACCTTTCGCTAATCTTAGACGAGCTGGAGAAACTGGTTCCATCTTCCCAAACAGGAATAAACCGCTCTCTTCAGGAACTGGGACAATATACCAAACGACGGGGATTGATTATTCTGATTTCCGACCTCCTGGATGAACAAGAAAAGGTTCTGAATGCTCTGAAGTACTTCCGGTTTAAGAAACACGAAGTAATCGTTTTTCATCTCCTCGATCCCGCCGAGCTGGAACTTCCCTTTACCAACGTCCTCTGGCTGGAAGATATGGAGAATGGAAAGAGAGTTCTAACCCATCCAAAAATCATCCGGGAGAAGTATAAAGATGTAATAAAAGAATTCGTGGAAACGTACAAGTTAAGTTGTTTAAGAAGCGATATAGATTATTGTCTTATGGACACAAAAACTCCTCTCGATTTCGCATTAGGAGCATACCTTGCCAGGAGAAAAATGTTAAGGTGA